A genomic stretch from Bradyrhizobium sp. 195 includes:
- a CDS encoding MFS transporter, which produces MSAQGTPEAAAESARVSSATPKGAWTITFLLFLFMLVNFADKIVVGLAGVPIMTDLQLTPEQFGLLGSSFFFLFSIAAIVVGFIVNKVPTRWVLLVLAVIWALAQFPMVGTVSFTTLLICRIVLGAGEGPAFSVAAHAIYKWFPDEKRTLPTAILSQGSAFGVILAVPALNWIIVNHSWHYAFGALGVVGLIWVCAWLALGKEGPLEDTQVLAATEQKIPYLQLLTSRTFIGCVAATFGAYWALSLGLTWFTPFIVKGLGFSQSQAGFISILPWVFGATIVILTGWISQVMMARGYNTRAARGVLGSVPLVIGGLILATMPHAQGAGLQIALLVVGSGLCGAIYVVCPPMLGEFTPTSQRGAILAIYGALYTLAGIIAPAVMGAMIQRAGSTVDGYMTGFTINAAIMVGSGLLGLLLLWPNTEKARLTRGAAAQAAALKGAVSPT; this is translated from the coding sequence ATGAGCGCTCAGGGAACGCCAGAGGCGGCGGCCGAGTCGGCGAGGGTGTCAAGCGCGACGCCAAAGGGCGCCTGGACCATCACCTTTCTCCTCTTCCTCTTCATGCTTGTGAACTTCGCCGACAAGATCGTCGTGGGTCTCGCCGGCGTGCCGATCATGACCGATCTGCAGCTCACCCCGGAGCAGTTCGGCCTGCTCGGTTCCTCGTTCTTCTTCCTGTTCTCGATCGCCGCCATCGTGGTCGGCTTCATCGTCAATAAGGTGCCGACGCGCTGGGTGCTGCTGGTGCTCGCGGTGATCTGGGCGCTGGCGCAGTTTCCGATGGTCGGCACCGTGTCCTTCACCACGCTCCTGATCTGCCGCATCGTGCTTGGTGCCGGCGAAGGTCCGGCTTTCTCGGTCGCCGCGCACGCCATCTACAAATGGTTCCCCGACGAGAAGCGCACGCTGCCGACCGCGATCCTCTCGCAGGGCTCGGCCTTCGGCGTGATCCTCGCCGTGCCTGCGCTGAACTGGATCATCGTCAATCATTCCTGGCACTATGCCTTCGGCGCGCTCGGCGTCGTCGGCCTAATCTGGGTTTGTGCCTGGCTCGCGCTCGGCAAGGAAGGGCCGCTGGAGGACACGCAGGTCCTCGCCGCGACCGAGCAGAAGATCCCTTACTTGCAGCTGCTCACCTCGCGCACCTTCATCGGCTGCGTCGCGGCGACCTTCGGCGCCTATTGGGCGCTGTCACTCGGCCTGACCTGGTTCACGCCCTTCATCGTCAAGGGGCTCGGATTCTCGCAGAGCCAGGCCGGCTTCATCTCCATCCTGCCCTGGGTGTTCGGCGCTACTATCGTCATTCTCACGGGGTGGATCTCGCAGGTGATGATGGCGCGCGGCTACAACACCCGCGCGGCTCGCGGCGTTCTCGGCTCGGTGCCGCTGGTGATCGGCGGGCTGATCCTGGCAACGATGCCGCACGCGCAGGGCGCCGGCCTGCAGATCGCGCTGCTCGTGGTCGGATCGGGCCTGTGCGGGGCGATCTACGTCGTCTGCCCGCCCATGCTCGGCGAGTTCACGCCGACCTCGCAACGCGGCGCCATCCTCGCGATCTACGGTGCGCTCTACACGCTCGCCGGCATCATCGCGCCGGCTGTGATGGGGGCGATGATCCAGCGCGCCGGCAGCACGGTCGACGGCTACATGACTGGCTTCACCATCAATGCCGCGATCATGGTCGGCTCCGGACTGCTCGGCCTGCTCTTGCTTTGGCCCAACACGGAAAAGGCCAGGCTGACGCGCGGTGCCGCCGCGCAGGCGGCTGCGCTGAAGGGCGCGGTGTCGCCGACGTGA
- a CDS encoding N-acyl-D-amino-acid deacylase family protein, translated as MSTPDLVIRGGTVADGSGGELFEADVAITGGKISEVGKISAKGREEIDSRGKLVTPGFVDVHTHYDGQVTWSQDITPSSQNGVTTAIMGNCGVGFAPCKPIDHTRLIQLMEGVEDIPEPVLSAGIPWAWESFPDYMDWLAKRDFDIDVGAQLPHAALRVYVMGERGARRDPSTAEDNAAMAKLAGEAVRSGALGFSTSRTLNHRTSTGDFTPTLKAGEDELTAIAGAMHAEGRSVLQFVLDLSTLHEDLPMMLRVADTTKCPISFSITQNDKAPNRWRQTLDEINAAARRGLSITAQIAARPVGLLLGLELSRNPFQTHPSYKAIAHLPLGERLARLHQPEVRKAILSETATATDDPLFFRPNYDKMFLLGDPPDYEQPPENALGPQARKQGRQPEEFAYDAMLSDGGRGMLYVPFLNYSDGNLDATREMLIDPQSVPGLSDGGAHCGIICDASFPTYLLTHWTRDRKRGEKLTIPFVVAAQSRKTALSVGLTDRGLIAPGYKADINVVDYDRLHLHPPKVHYDLPVGGRRLLQDVDGYEATIVSGVVTRRHGAATGRRPGKLIRGAQGMN; from the coding sequence ATGAGCACCCCTGATCTCGTCATCCGCGGCGGCACTGTCGCGGATGGAAGCGGCGGCGAGCTGTTCGAGGCCGATGTTGCCATCACCGGCGGCAAGATCAGCGAGGTCGGCAAGATCTCCGCGAAGGGCCGCGAAGAGATCGACTCGCGCGGCAAGCTCGTGACGCCGGGCTTCGTCGACGTGCACACCCATTACGACGGCCAGGTCACCTGGAGCCAGGACATCACGCCGTCCTCGCAAAACGGCGTCACCACCGCGATCATGGGTAATTGCGGCGTCGGCTTCGCGCCGTGCAAGCCCATCGACCACACCCGCCTGATCCAGCTGATGGAAGGTGTCGAGGACATTCCCGAGCCGGTGCTGAGCGCCGGCATCCCCTGGGCCTGGGAGAGCTTTCCGGACTACATGGACTGGCTGGCCAAACGCGATTTCGACATCGATGTCGGCGCGCAGCTGCCGCATGCAGCGCTGCGCGTCTACGTCATGGGCGAGCGCGGCGCGCGGCGCGATCCCTCGACCGCAGAAGACAATGCGGCGATGGCGAAGCTCGCGGGCGAAGCTGTGCGTTCCGGCGCGCTCGGCTTCTCGACCTCGCGCACGCTCAATCACCGCACCTCGACCGGCGACTTCACGCCGACGCTGAAGGCCGGCGAGGACGAGCTCACCGCAATTGCCGGCGCGATGCATGCTGAGGGCCGCAGCGTGCTGCAATTCGTGCTGGATCTCTCCACCCTCCACGAAGATTTGCCGATGATGCTGCGGGTCGCCGACACGACGAAATGCCCGATCTCGTTCTCGATCACCCAGAACGACAAGGCACCAAACCGCTGGCGCCAGACGCTGGACGAGATCAACGCGGCGGCCAGGCGCGGCCTCTCCATCACCGCGCAGATCGCGGCGCGCCCGGTCGGCCTGCTGCTCGGGCTCGAGCTCTCGCGCAATCCGTTCCAGACCCATCCGAGCTACAAGGCGATCGCCCATCTGCCGCTTGGGGAGAGGCTGGCGCGGCTGCACCAGCCGGAGGTGCGCAAAGCCATCCTGAGCGAGACGGCGACCGCGACCGACGATCCGCTGTTCTTCCGGCCCAACTACGACAAGATGTTCCTGCTCGGCGATCCCCCCGATTACGAGCAGCCGCCGGAGAACGCGCTGGGGCCCCAGGCGCGCAAGCAGGGCCGTCAGCCGGAAGAGTTCGCCTACGACGCGATGCTGTCGGACGGGGGCCGCGGCATGCTCTACGTGCCCTTCCTCAATTATTCCGACGGCAATTTGGACGCGACGCGCGAGATGCTGATCGACCCGCAATCGGTGCCGGGTCTGTCCGACGGCGGCGCGCATTGCGGCATCATCTGCGATGCGAGCTTCCCGACCTACCTGCTGACGCACTGGACGCGTGACCGCAAGCGCGGCGAGAAGCTCACGATCCCGTTCGTGGTCGCAGCGCAGTCACGCAAGACCGCACTCTCGGTCGGCCTCACCGACCGAGGACTCATTGCTCCGGGCTACAAGGCCGACATCAACGTGGTCGACTATGACCGTCTGCACCTGCACCCGCCGAAGGTGCATTACGATCTTCCGGTCGGCGGACGGCGGCTGTTGCAGGACGTGGACGGTTATGAGGCCACCATCGTGTCGGGCGTGGTGACGCGGCGGCATGGGGCGGCGACGGGACGGCGGCCGGGCAAGCTGATTCGGGGCGCGCAGGGGATGAATTAG